A region of [Bacteroides] pectinophilus DNA encodes the following proteins:
- a CDS encoding UDP-N-acetylglucosamine pyrophosphorylase yields MVMYTINDLYDLDQTIAAGIFENKTYPWEVLADIGDYIIKLGNSLDENEYEKKGENIWIAKSASVAPTAFINGPCIIGKEAEVRHCAFIRGNAIVGEGAVVGNSTELKNVILFNKVQVPHYNYVGDSILGFKAHMGAGSITSNVKSDKKPVVIKSADGAVETGRKKVGAFLGDNVEVGCGSVLNPGTVIGRHSNVYPLSSVRGVVPADSIFKKQDDIVTKK; encoded by the coding sequence ATGGTTATGTATACGATTAATGATTTGTACGATCTTGACCAGACGATAGCGGCCGGGATATTTGAGAATAAGACGTATCCGTGGGAAGTACTTGCGGACATCGGAGATTATATAATAAAGCTTGGTAATTCACTCGATGAGAATGAGTACGAAAAAAAAGGTGAGAACATATGGATTGCAAAGAGTGCATCAGTGGCACCTACGGCATTTATTAACGGACCGTGTATAATCGGAAAAGAAGCGGAAGTAAGACACTGCGCATTTATCAGGGGCAATGCCATTGTTGGAGAAGGCGCAGTTGTAGGTAACTCTACAGAGCTTAAGAATGTAATTCTGTTTAATAAGGTTCAGGTTCCGCATTACAATTATGTAGGCGATTCAATTCTTGGCTTCAAGGCACATATGGGGGCGGGTTCAATTACCTCCAATGTAAAGTCTGACAAGAAGCCGGTTGTTATTAAGTCGGCAGACGGGGCGGTTGAGACAGGACGCAAGAAGGTTGGCGCATTTCTGGGTGATAATGTTGAGGTCGGCTGCGGAAGTGTTCTTAATCCGGGAACAGTCATAGGAAGACATAGCAACGTATATCCGCTGTCAAGCGTGCGCGGAGTAGTGCCGGCAGACAGCATTTTCAAGAAGCAGGATGACATAGTTACAAAAAAATGA
- a CDS encoding adenylyltransferase/cytidyltransferase family protein, which translates to MEKKAKLVYVPMAVDIVHPGHINIIKKASELGEVMVGLFTDEAIASYKNPPYMDYEMRKTVIENVKGVSCVVPQSTRDYEPNLRKYKPDYMVHGTDWREGPLADVRAKAIDVMAEWGGKIVEPEYTKGVSSSMIKKKIREQ; encoded by the coding sequence ATGGAGAAAAAAGCAAAGCTTGTTTATGTACCTATGGCAGTAGATATAGTACATCCCGGACATATCAACATAATAAAGAAGGCATCAGAGCTTGGGGAAGTTATGGTAGGGCTTTTTACTGATGAAGCAATTGCATCATATAAGAATCCTCCATATATGGATTATGAGATGCGCAAGACAGTCATTGAGAATGTAAAGGGAGTGAGCTGTGTTGTGCCACAGTCCACCAGAGACTATGAGCCGAACCTGCGTAAGTATAAGCCTGATTATATGGTACACGGAACAGACTGGCGTGAGGGACCGCTTGCTGATGTAAGGGCAAAGGCAATAGATGTAATGGCAGAATGGGGCGGTAAGATAGTTGAACCCGAATATACAAAGGGTGTTTCGTCATCAATGATTAAGAAGAAGATAAGAGAGCAGTAA
- the aepX gene encoding phosphoenolpyruvate mutase produces the protein MKKVYMSFSSDFLHYGHIELMKKAAAMGELIIGVLSDDVIACYKKPPLVSFENRCKLFEDFGFVTRVIKKDELSYRKILEEYHPDIIVHGDDWKTGPKASVRTELIELLKEYGGELVEFPYNVENSVNLVEDVFTGRLSMPEIRRGMLKRLMRLKPYIRVMEAHDGITGLIVENAAYESEHGRVEYDAMWESSLCDSTSRGKPDIELIDWSDRIARINEIMEVTTKPIIVDGDTGGQTEHFIYVVQTLERIGVSAVIIEDKTGTKRNSLFGTDVKQTQDEPEHFADKIRAAKKVLRTGDFMIIARIESLILKKGVDDAVERARCYVRGGADGIMIHSKEKTPDEVYEFCERFRKEFPDVPIVVVPTTYNNIPERELAEHGINVIIHANHLIRSAFPAMEKTAVEILKNGCSQCVDDACMPIKKVISFIPVKGE, from the coding sequence ATGAAAAAAGTATACATGAGTTTCAGCTCGGATTTTCTTCATTACGGTCATATTGAATTAATGAAGAAAGCAGCCGCAATGGGTGAGCTAATAATAGGTGTACTGAGTGATGATGTAATAGCCTGTTACAAAAAACCACCGCTGGTATCATTTGAAAACAGATGCAAGCTTTTTGAAGATTTCGGTTTTGTTACACGGGTCATAAAAAAGGATGAACTGAGTTATAGAAAGATATTAGAAGAGTATCATCCTGATATAATCGTACATGGGGATGACTGGAAGACTGGTCCAAAAGCGTCAGTGAGAACTGAACTGATAGAACTGTTGAAAGAATATGGAGGAGAGCTTGTTGAATTTCCATATAATGTTGAAAACAGCGTCAACCTGGTAGAGGATGTGTTTACCGGAAGACTGTCAATGCCGGAGATAAGGCGTGGCATGCTTAAACGTCTGATGAGACTAAAGCCATACATACGTGTGATGGAGGCACATGATGGAATAACAGGACTTATTGTTGAAAATGCAGCATATGAATCGGAACATGGCCGTGTGGAATATGATGCAATGTGGGAATCAAGTCTGTGTGATTCAACATCAAGAGGCAAACCGGATATAGAACTTATTGACTGGTCAGACCGTATAGCGAGAATCAATGAGATAATGGAGGTGACGACAAAGCCGATTATAGTTGATGGTGATACAGGTGGGCAGACAGAACATTTTATATATGTTGTTCAGACGCTGGAAAGGATAGGCGTATCGGCAGTTATAATAGAAGACAAGACCGGAACGAAGAGAAATTCACTGTTTGGAACAGATGTAAAACAGACTCAGGATGAACCGGAGCATTTCGCAGATAAGATAAGGGCAGCAAAAAAAGTACTGCGTACCGGTGACTTCATGATAATAGCAAGAATAGAGAGTCTTATACTGAAAAAAGGTGTGGATGATGCTGTTGAAAGGGCAAGATGTTATGTCAGAGGGGGAGCCGATGGGATAATGATCCATTCGAAGGAGAAAACACCGGATGAAGTATATGAATTCTGTGAAAGATTCAGAAAGGAATTTCCGGATGTACCGATAGTTGTTGTCCCGACAACATATAACAATATACCTGAAAGAGAGCTTGCAGAACACGGAATAAATGTAATCATACATGCAAACCACCTGATAAGAAGTGCATTTCCGGCCATGGAAAAGACCGCTGTAGAGATACTTAAAAACGGATGCTCGCAGTGTGTTGATGATGCATGTATGCCTATAAAGAAGGTTATAAGCTTCATACCGGTAAAAGGAGAATGA
- a CDS encoding radical SAM/SPASM domain-containing protein, whose translation MNLQERVLLKKANRDELYCLEPPFPTTNFLIETSNACNHACIFCAHQKMKRKIGKINTEFVFDILKQAYDLGTREVGFYATGEPFLVPELPDYIRKAKEIGYTYVYLTSNGALATPERIRAVIDAGLDSIKFSINAPERKMYAFIHGKDDFDTVLEHLKYLNQYRKESGRNYKIFVTGILTRYTENMKDMYFDVFKGLADEIVFKNVYNQGGYMPEIDTLLRCTYDNEEYRRCNLPFDAISVTCEGYLSVENADFENMLVVADLNKVSLKDGWYGEKMKKIRQAFIDDKLEGTLCDGCVHHRFSEAKPLTPELATDNPDIFSDRLVRERLKKAGYID comes from the coding sequence ATGAATTTACAGGAAAGAGTTCTTTTGAAAAAAGCCAACAGGGATGAGCTTTATTGTCTTGAGCCTCCATTCCCGACAACTAATTTCCTTATAGAGACATCCAATGCATGTAACCATGCATGCATATTCTGTGCTCATCAGAAGATGAAGCGTAAGATAGGAAAGATTAACACGGAGTTTGTATTTGACATACTTAAGCAGGCGTATGACCTGGGTACAAGAGAAGTCGGATTCTATGCAACCGGAGAGCCATTTCTGGTACCTGAGCTCCCTGATTATATAAGAAAGGCAAAGGAGATAGGCTACACATATGTTTATCTCACATCCAACGGGGCACTTGCTACTCCGGAGAGAATACGGGCAGTCATTGATGCCGGACTTGACAGCATAAAGTTTTCAATTAATGCACCTGAGAGAAAAATGTATGCATTTATACATGGTAAAGATGATTTTGACACTGTTTTAGAGCACCTGAAGTATCTTAATCAATACAGAAAAGAATCCGGCAGAAATTATAAGATTTTTGTAACCGGAATCCTTACAAGATATACAGAAAACATGAAAGATATGTATTTTGATGTATTTAAGGGACTGGCGGACGAGATAGTATTCAAAAACGTATACAATCAGGGCGGATATATGCCTGAAATAGATACGCTCCTAAGATGTACATATGACAATGAGGAATACAGAAGATGTAATCTTCCTTTTGATGCGATATCAGTCACATGCGAAGGCTACCTGTCAGTTGAGAATGCAGATTTTGAAAATATGCTTGTAGTAGCTGATCTTAATAAAGTATCACTTAAGGACGGATGGTATGGCGAAAAAATGAAGAAGATACGTCAGGCATTTATTGATGACAAACTTGAAGGAACACTCTGTGACGGATGCGTACACCACAGATTCAGTGAAGCAAAACCTCTGACACCTGAACTTGCAACAGATAATCCGGATATATTTTCTGACAGACTGGTAAGGGAGAGACTTAAGAAGGCAGGATACATAGATTAG
- a CDS encoding GGGtGRT protein: MALFESYERRIDKINSVLNSYGIASIEEAEKITKDAGLDVYAMVKGIQPICFENACWAYTVGAAIAIKKGCKKASEAAAAIGEGLQAFCIPGSVADQRKVGLGHGNLGKMLLEEETECFAFLAGHESFAAAEGAIGIAEKANKVRQKPLRVILNGLGKDAAQIISRINGFTYVETEMDYSTGEVKEVFRKAYSDGLRAKVNCYGANDVTEGVAIMWKENVDISITGNSTNPTRFQHPVAGTYKKERLEAGKKYFSVASGGGTGRTLHPDNMAAGPASYGMTDTMGRMHSDAQFAGSSSVPAHVEMMGLIGMGNNPMVGATVAVAVSIEEAAKAGKF; the protein is encoded by the coding sequence ATGGCATTATTTGAATCATATGAGAGAAGAATTGACAAGATTAATTCTGTATTAAATAGCTATGGCATCGCTTCAATCGAAGAAGCTGAGAAGATTACTAAGGATGCCGGCCTTGACGTATATGCAATGGTTAAGGGTATTCAGCCAATCTGTTTCGAGAATGCATGCTGGGCTTACACAGTAGGTGCCGCAATCGCAATCAAGAAGGGATGCAAGAAGGCTTCAGAGGCAGCAGCAGCTATCGGTGAAGGTCTTCAGGCATTCTGTATTCCGGGTTCTGTAGCAGATCAGCGTAAGGTTGGTCTTGGACATGGTAACCTCGGTAAGATGCTTCTTGAGGAAGAGACAGAGTGTTTTGCATTCCTTGCAGGACATGAGTCATTTGCAGCAGCAGAGGGCGCTATCGGTATCGCTGAGAAGGCTAACAAGGTTCGTCAGAAGCCTCTTAGAGTTATCCTTAACGGACTTGGTAAGGATGCTGCACAGATTATCTCAAGAATCAACGGATTTACATATGTTGAGACAGAGATGGATTATTCAACAGGCGAGGTTAAGGAAGTATTCCGTAAGGCATACTCAGACGGACTTCGTGCTAAGGTTAACTGCTACGGCGCTAATGACGTAACAGAAGGTGTTGCAATCATGTGGAAGGAGAATGTTGATATCTCTATCACAGGTAACTCAACAAACCCTACAAGATTCCAGCATCCTGTTGCAGGTACATACAAGAAGGAGAGACTTGAGGCAGGCAAGAAGTACTTCTCAGTTGCTTCAGGAGGTGGTACAGGCCGTACACTTCATCCGGATAACATGGCAGCAGGTCCTGCTTCATACGGTATGACAGATACAATGGGACGTATGCACTCAGATGCACAGTTCGCAGGTTCATCATCAGTTCCGGCTCACGTTGAGATGATGGGTCTTATCGGAATGGGTAACAACCCTATGGTTGGTGCTACAGTTGCAGTAGCTGTTTCCATTGAGGAAGCTGCTAAGGCTGGTAAGTTCTAA
- the glmS gene encoding glutamine--fructose-6-phosphate transaminase (isomerizing), which produces MCGIVGYVGRRDCADVLINALTKLEYRGYDSAGIAVFENNAIRVEKSKGRLQNLVDKMKIDGKPQGHVGIGHTRWATHGEPSDINSHPHGNKRVTIVHNGIIENYKQIKDFLIKEGYSFVSETDTETVAKLLDYYYNGNPIETIARVIAEIKGSYALGIMFRDYPDAIFAVRKECPLIAGVGEGENFIASDVPAILQYTRNYYLLEQNEIAIVKEDSIKICDIHGMEINKELQTADWDEDAAEKGGYEHFMLKEIHEQPTAVRTTITPRIVNGMPDFASDGIDINKLSSYRQIFIVACGTAMHAGMVGKYVIEKMARVSVTVDIASEFRYRDPLITDKDLVIVISQSGETADTLAVLKLAKEMKAATLAVVNVKGSSIAREADHVIYTHAGPEISVASTKAYMVQVAVMYLIAFALSRETGHITDAQCAEFTEKLKNIPAVIEEAIGLKDRCQFAASKLLNAESLLYIGRGLDYALSMEGSLKLKEISYIHSESYAAGELKHGTISLITEGMPVIAVATQKSIVEKTISNIKEVKARGAMVILVCGKDIEVEDNVADIIIRLPEADEVLMPMVAAVPLQLIAYYTAVLKGCDVDKPRNLAKSVTVE; this is translated from the coding sequence ATGTGCGGTATAGTTGGATACGTTGGCAGAAGAGACTGTGCGGATGTGCTTATCAATGCCCTTACCAAGCTGGAATACAGAGGTTATGATTCGGCAGGAATTGCCGTTTTTGAGAATAATGCAATACGTGTAGAAAAGTCAAAGGGACGTCTTCAGAATCTTGTAGATAAGATGAAGATTGACGGAAAACCGCAGGGACATGTGGGAATTGGGCATACAAGGTGGGCAACACATGGTGAGCCATCAGATATTAACTCCCATCCACATGGCAATAAGAGAGTAACTATAGTACATAACGGAATTATAGAGAATTATAAGCAGATAAAAGATTTCCTTATTAAGGAAGGATACAGCTTTGTAAGTGAGACAGATACGGAGACTGTTGCTAAGCTTCTTGATTATTATTATAATGGCAATCCTATAGAGACTATTGCCAGGGTTATTGCAGAGATAAAGGGCTCATATGCCCTTGGAATTATGTTCCGTGATTATCCTGATGCGATATTTGCAGTCAGGAAGGAATGTCCTCTTATAGCAGGAGTGGGCGAGGGTGAGAATTTTATTGCATCTGATGTGCCGGCAATACTTCAGTATACACGTAATTATTATCTGCTTGAGCAGAATGAGATTGCGATAGTTAAGGAAGATTCAATAAAGATATGTGACATTCATGGTATGGAGATTAATAAGGAACTCCAGACCGCAGACTGGGACGAAGATGCAGCTGAGAAGGGCGGCTATGAGCATTTTATGCTCAAAGAGATTCATGAGCAGCCTACAGCGGTCAGGACTACAATTACACCAAGAATTGTTAATGGAATGCCTGATTTTGCATCTGACGGAATTGATATTAATAAGCTTTCATCATACAGACAGATATTTATTGTAGCATGTGGAACTGCAATGCATGCAGGTATGGTCGGCAAGTATGTCATAGAGAAGATGGCAAGGGTTTCCGTGACTGTTGATATTGCGTCGGAATTCAGGTACCGTGACCCGCTTATAACGGATAAGGATCTTGTTATTGTAATATCACAGTCAGGAGAGACTGCTGATACACTTGCAGTACTTAAGCTTGCTAAGGAGATGAAAGCAGCGACACTTGCGGTTGTCAATGTTAAGGGCTCGTCAATAGCAAGAGAGGCAGACCATGTAATATATACACATGCCGGTCCTGAGATATCTGTTGCTTCAACTAAGGCATATATGGTCCAGGTAGCTGTAATGTATCTCATTGCATTTGCATTAAGCAGGGAGACGGGACATATTACTGATGCACAGTGTGCAGAATTTACAGAGAAGCTTAAGAATATACCGGCGGTTATTGAAGAAGCCATCGGACTTAAGGACAGATGCCAATTCGCAGCATCCAAGCTTCTTAATGCTGAGAGCCTTCTCTATATTGGAAGAGGACTTGACTATGCGCTCAGCATGGAAGGCTCACTCAAGCTTAAGGAGATATCATATATCCATTCTGAGTCATATGCGGCCGGTGAGCTGAAGCATGGTACAATCTCCCTTATAACAGAGGGAATGCCTGTTATTGCAGTTGCGACACAGAAGAGCATTGTGGAAAAGACAATAAGCAATATTAAGGAAGTTAAGGCAAGAGGAGCGATGGTTATTCTTGTCTGTGGCAAAGATATTGAGGTTGAGGATAATGTGGCTGATATCATAATAAGACTTCCTGAGGCTGATGAGGTTCTCATGCCAATGGTGGCAGCGGTTCCACTGCAGCTTATCGCTTATTATACGGCAGTGCTTAAGGGCTGCGATGTTGATAAGCCACGTAACCTTGCTAAGTCAGTTACGGTTGAATAA